The region AATCAGattaaaaattcattttgtgCACTGTTCTTATTGTAAATTAATTCTACAAGTTGAGCAAAGTCTAAATCTGTCACCTATGTAAATATATGTAACACTTGTCAATGTTATTAGGCCATTACAGAACTTTTCCATTTACATCAAATTTCCAGCAGCTTTATCAACAAAGGaaacttaataaaataactatgagagtcaattctgtctgttcgcaaaacATCCCATTGGAGCTAAATAAATggagtaaataaatgtgtggtGGTGTTGTTGatcacataaataaatgtaatcatTCTTATGGTCATATTTAGGGACAGTTCAGTAACAGTTTGAATAAACCAAACTCAGAACAAAtgtgtttcaaacaaacagatgtgaaTGAGTGAACTAGGATAATTCCTGGCACACAGTCAGTCACATGAATACTTACCAAGGTAGTACATGTTCCAGATGACGTATTTGTATTTGAAGAGCATGTCCTCGTTCTTGGCCTTGAGGTTCTCTGTCAAACCTTCTATGTCACATTTATACAGCAGGTCCAACACCAGTATGCTGGGCACCCTGAGGGCAATGTTTGCCAGTTCTTCCAGACGAAACATCTCGATTACAAACAGACTGTTTTGGTCAGCAGAGAGTCCGAGTCACATTTACAGGCACCAGCTTCATAGCAGCTCCACTACAATCGCACTCGTCGATTTGTCATCTGAAAtaatccacaaagacacaactCAGGCTACAAGAACCCACTGTTCTCAGGTGACAGCTTCCAAATTAGCAttaaagttgcctttttttgctttattttgacaTTCTGAAGAACTCGACAGACAAATAGAGTACGAGAGGGATACATGTCGTAAAGTTgttaaactaaaagtaacacTAGTTCACTTACTTCTCTcagtgacagacacacacagccgAGCAGCCATTTGCTAACTAGCCAACGCTAGTCGCTGCAGGTTAGTTTTCACTGCAACCATCCCCATATTTTAACAGCTGCGCGCGcgaaatatgttgtttttttctctaaactcGAACCCGTAAATACTCTTCATGTAGCTGCCAACGAAACagctaaattaaaatgttaaatatctAGCGACATGACGAGTAAAGTGACTTAAACGCAATGTTATGATTCCAATCCAGGCGCTTGCGTGGCCATTTCCTGTGTACACGTCATCGGAAAAACGAGCCAATCAGGCGCAGGCGTGTgagatgtcaaaataaaagtcgtagtattttttttgtgtgtaaaaatcgaAAGGAAAGAGAAGAATGCATTGTTGAACCCAATGCATAAAAAGTTActccattttgctttttttttttttcttgtcaggaATAAGAGATTCAGATTTCTCTTTttcaaaagtaattattttaaaagaaaagtgtagGACTAatacttaatttatttttcttgatgcAGACAAAAGGATAATAGAGTATGATCAAAATGCAACAACTGTACATAAGTTTTATCACTCTTGCAGGAAATACTATACACACAATctacaaaatgttaaaaataaatactttcgTTGACATTTTAAGggacttttttctgttctggatACTGAAAGCCGTTATCTATACACTGATATGGTGTTCCTGAATATTTTCAGTCCTAAAGGTTCTGTGTAACTGTTGCCTTCACAggcttttaaaataagaaaatcatCCTGTTCATGCaccataaaaatgtaattatccatacaacaaaaaacaaaacttaaagtgTCTTTTACAACTGACTAAAGACAGCTGTAGAATAATTTCTCAGAAAGGACGTGACTAATAAGAAGAAAGTGCATTTCCTGACTGTGCGGCTCCTAAGATGCAAAACTCTCTGCTCTTATCTGTAAAAAGGTATGAAGCCGTTTGCATTTTCTTTCTACATCTAGTGGAAGCAAACACACAATTCTCAAGTTTACAACAAATCACAGAACACTGAAAACAATAGACTGTACTCCTGCGTAAAAAAAAGTTgctctgtgtttgatttttctcaaaaataaataaataaattcaatgaAATATCATGACGGAAGATGATGTGAGAGACTTTGTGTTTCGGGTAAAATacccagaaacacaaacaggaaagagCCGAGCCAAACATGGGCGCAACCACAGACACGGAATAAGTTTAAATACAATtactggaaacaaaaataagtaaatcaGGTCTTCTTGGAACAAGAGAACCAATGGTGTTTCACGGAGCGCTAATACTTGTAAATATAGATATAGAAAGACATCATGTATATAGGATGTCTATACATAGCTATTGGTTGGCAAGAatgttttggttgtgtttttttttgagtgttagcaaaatacagaTTATAATGACCTggacaagttttattaaagtaaccatcaacacaattcaagatggctgcaacaacCAAGTGAcggtaaaaacacagaaactggcATAACTtggttgattttacagatattgagcatgAATacggtgtggcagtagctgagagtgatccccaaatCCTATTCTGACCACTTGCAGACTGTGTAAAAAGTTTGTTCAAGAGTATTTAGAgacaactctgtctgtctgttagcaaaatatgtcaagaACCACTGAgtggatcttaatgaaactcacagaaagtaatcactggatgtacatctacaactgattaacttttggagttaattcatttcaagatggccaccacagcttatcgactttggccaacacaaaaacgactataactcggtcaattttacagatactgagctaaatttatttatagttgTCGTTGAGAGTCATTTataacacacactctgagcatgacatcctGCAATATACCATGAGATCGGGcatgttgttattttcaaggtttgaccaaactggctcagtcatttctcaacatgtttttaaaactctggcctgataggcggcgggtgatatgcatttgttCAAAGATTGCTAGACGTTTAATTACTTCcacatttgtgtttgaaaaagtgcacttataaatataaatctgcTTTCTGGTTCAATAAGATACATTGCATctgccctttaaaaaaaacaaacaaattttccTGGGGTTTTTCACTGGAATTCTGGCTTGGAAGGAGGAAGGGAGAGGAGGTGGGACTGAGGAGGAGGATTGGCTCCATCAGGACATAAGCGTTCCCCTCTCCCCTCTGCAgcaaagggggagaaaaaaaactgaaacaagatgGGAAAGTCATTGTGCATGTTGGCTGCAGTGATTTTTCTGGGGGGTAGTGTGCTCGGAGACGAAGCAACCACCCGGAGTCCTTCAGGATTCAACTTCACGAGCCCGGTAACGGTGAAATGGACCGAGGCGGAGAGTGTGGAGGAGCGGGGCAGAGACGGACGGACTCCAGCAGCACCGCAGACGAAGCTGCTccccaccaccagcagcagcagctctgtcaCCACAGATGTCAGAGAAAACAGACAGGAACCCAACCGCAAGGAGAAAGACAACAGAGAGGACCACAATACAAAGGATAAGAAAGAAGAACTGggtaagaaaaaacaataaaagtctgAACTTTGAGCTATTAGATCAAATTAATGTATGCaattaataaagtaaaagatgATGCATTCAGGGACTTTCTTAAACTCCATTTTAACgctctgttgttattttttttagtaaacttctaacaaatataaaatggaAGAACTAGCATCATCTATACAGTTATAAACTGTAAGATATGATATCAtttttgctgagaaatgacagggttgtagctgttttggcaATCTCACGCGATATCACCAGATATCATACTCAGTAtgtgctgtggatgactctcagctactaccacatcgatGTTTAAATAaacgcccgctgcctttcagtTCTGCACAACATTAAAGTGACCTGGTCTCGGTTTGCGTGACAGGCTTTTGTAAATCTGCTCGgcacttacttttttttctctgtgtcagTTTTCAAAACAACGTGTTGAGCTGCAGCCACAGCTCGCGTTTGGAGTGATGCTGAACGTTCCCGAGGCCGTGAACTCTTGCAGCTCCACAGTCGCTCTCTCCGGTTTATCTCAAGTTACATTCGAGCCCCCTGTGATTTCACTTATCTGCTGCTTCCTCCGCTGCTCCATAAACAAGCAGTGGAAGAGGAGTTGAGTCAAGGGGCCCTGAACTCCCAATGAAGTGATCCTGGTTGATGATTCAGGATATTCCACAACCTCCCCCACTGAGAAAGAATTTACATCAGCCATTTTGTAAAGAAGCAGCAGTTCTATCGCTTCATCGTGTTCGTTTTGCTCTCACAGCCTGTCCTCCCATTGGCCTGGAGTCCCTGCGAGTTGATGACAGCCAGATCCAAGCCTCCTCCTATCAGAGAACTGGTCTGGGCCCTCACAGAGGAAGACTCAATATCCAGGTCAGTCTTCATCAGGGGTGActtgaaacaaaaagtgcagCAAGAGTTTCAGAGACCTcagatctgtaaaactaaacttagaaaaagttgagtttggttgattatttctttcttgtaaCAACGCTTCTTGGTAATGAATCTTATGTCATTGAAAAGGCTgcttatttccccttaaatggtgccatGTTTGTTGGGAACGCTTGTGTCTttcggtcttgtaatcctgaggctgtgggtttgagcccaggttgagtcaggaagggcatccggtgtCAAACAATTGCTGGATCGTTTGTGCAAGttcgctcgctgtggcgacccctgcagaagggagaagccaaaaaaaagaaaaaagcattcactgaacaaacaggggcctcagtagcatgtggaagaaccttACACAGCCACTACAGTGTGGTTGCGTTGgtcactctggaacaaacagcaTGCCTAAGCTGAGCCTAAAGCTCTTCGTTGGgtttgaggtcaggactgcaaGCAGGTCATTCCATCCTCTCCGGTCCCAAATTCTGGATGTAGTCTCCGATTGGAAGAGAAggtttggcaagtttttcacgtgaaacaagacaaaactaGTCTTTATTCCCGGATGTGAAAATCTTGGTTAAAAAGgccttgttgttttattttttacagtttgagcAGCAAAGTGTCCGACGTGTGAGCCTGCGATGTATTTCTCTTAgtgtttagtctgatttaatttacaatccatagtgcacacacacatataccgCTGACGTAAACGCCCACtcctctttaaaataaaaacgctGCAAAAGCCAGCTTCAACGTAAAAAGCCGAGATTTGGATTTGACCTCAGCTTCCTTCACAGTGTCACATTCCAGCATCCTAATGCTCTCAAATATCCCTGGCTCcattaaaatttgaaaataaagatgcagcaATAAAACTATTATAAATTTTAGTTTGCTCTGAAGGCGCTACATTACTTCCTAAacctctttgtttcttttaaattggcCTTTTATAATAAAGTCTGACCTTTATAATAAAGTTCTCCCTAAATACTGTGGTGAAAGTCTTCTTCTCAGCCACACGCTCTTCCTGTTCTGCCGCCTTAAAGTTAGAAGTCTGAAAGCAATTACTTCAGAATTAGGTCAACGCCAGACTCTTTTATGCAACGCATCATACCAGCCAAGAGTGCCGCTCTTTGATGGCTTTAAGAGCTGCCAAAAGAATCGTGTTGCCGACCgtctccgtttttttttttccagtctggCATCGAGGACGGAGACCTGTACGATGGAGCTTGGTGCGCCGAGTACAAGGACCGGCACCAGTGGCTGGAAGTGGACGCCATCCACCCCACCCTGTTTACCGGCGTCATTCTGCAGGGCCGAAACTCCATCTGGAGGTCAGGTAGTATCACCCTTCTGAATGCAAGAAAACGCTGCTggaacaaataaatgaacatgtAAATCCTACTAATTTGGTGTGAGTCTGGCGGCGCGTTTGAGCCTTACAGTGAAGAAGCTCAAAATGGCTGCTCGGTGCTTTGGAAATTCACTCTTCACGTACACTTCGGGGTCAAAGCCCAAGTTCAGCCCTCTCACGGCCCTTTTGGTTTTTCCTTGCAGCTGGGACTGGGTGGAAACCTACAAAGTTCAGCTGAGCAACGACTCCGTGAACTGGCAGATCTGTATGAATGGGACAGAGGAGGCGGTAAGGACTTTGGAAAGTTATAATTGGACTGAACttaaaaaaccccccaaaaacacaccaaaccaaCTAGAGTCAATGCCTGCCGCCGAAGGTGAAAGAACACAAATCTTTTTGCtcgtgcctgtctgtctgccgtGTTTGCAGAAGTGTTAAccaaactctcaaagtaatcgtCACCTGTACATCTttaaccgattaacttttggagtcaacctactttaaaatggccgccacaactaattaaACTTGAacagctcagtcaattttacagatattgagatcaAATCTTGTATATTAGCAGCCGAGAGTCGTCATCATTACATAATACATGCTCTCACATGAGGTGGGGCGTAACgccatttacaaggtttgaccaaaatggccgcAACTCCGCCccctctcatcataagatgaccttagtttaaaactctggcacgaaaggcgatgggtgatatgcatcccttcaaggaatgcaaggtcTTTCAGACATAGCGAGAGGAAGAGAGGCTCTTGTGACGGGAGGGTTAATTTAGTTTGAAAACCAAACCTCTTTCCAAGAAAACGGAGTggaaaaaacccaacatttccaCACAGTTTTTGTTCCAATTCAAAACTCCTGCCGCCGCCAAAGAGGTTATGTTTCCCTCCGTCTGTTTTTAATATTGGCAGAAAACAAGAGATTGTTTTTCTCCCGGTTCGGATTCGTGGAGGTTTTGAACACTTTTGGCCATTTTTGGAAGTGCTGCACTTGTGTAAACCCACACTTTTGCAGCAGACTGCACAGCTAGGATGTCTGTGTTTCcagtgaaaaacagaagaattaacACCTCTGTGTATGATCACTTCAAtgtcaaaatgaataaaaataatcaccTCGTGAAAAAAATTCCAagttaaaaagtgcattttatgtgaaaaaaaagtagatGTACTCAGAAATGTAGgtctaacatttgttttttaaattaaaggcctagcattctttgaaggaatgccaaaaaaaaaccctttaccattaactgttggagtcaatcttgtttgtctgttagtaaaatatctcatgaaccactggacggattttaatgaaactttcaggaaaatatcagtggatgtacaactacaagtgattaactttcggagtcaacctgatttaaaatggccgccacagctaagtgacctttggaaacacaaaatgattaCAACTCgattaatttttacagataccgagctaaaatttggtgtggtagtagctgagagtaatctgTAGCATGTAGTTTGAGCACTACACAGTgcacaagagctttgtttaaaactttggcgttaACTGTTCatatcaaccctgtttgtctgttagcaaaatatctcatgaaccaccagatggattttgttaaaactttctgaaagtaatcattaggtgtGCATCCACAACTGAATAACTTGTGGTGTCAGtctgactcaagatggctgccacagctaatcaaccttagtagctgagagtcattcgtcACACATACTTTGTGCATTAGATTGCGcataacatttttacttaagttTGACCCGAATGGCTACAACATCATCCATCGCACACATTTtacatcataagatgatctagtctataaacattaaaatgtcaatatgcattctttaatttaagcctttaattttgaatatttatttatttttcaatatgaATTTACTACATTCGTTAAGTTAGAAACAATGCAGTAAAACGTTCAAACCTGTTTGAAATCGCATtgaattgtacagatatttgAAGGGAACCAGAATCCAGAGACTCCGATTCTTGGGCTCCTTCCGGTTCCCACCGTGGCCCGTTTCATCCGCATCAACCCCCAGACCTGGTACTTCAACGGGACCATCTGCCTCAGGGCTGAGATCCTCGGCTGCGGGGCCGACGGTAAGCAGACGTTTTAGCTGCAGAGTGTGTAACTGTTAGTCATCATTGATATGCTTTACTTCCAAAGCAACGCTTTGTCAGTCAACTTTGCTGAAACCTCATTTGAGggttgttgatttttctttttccaagatTCAGCAGACATTTATGCCACGGAGGAAGACAAAGGATCAAAGGATGAGCTGGACTTCAGACACCACAACTACAAAGAGATGAGGAAGgttagacaaacacacatgatGAGTAATTGCAGTTCCCATAAAGCTGACGCCAGGGGTTTTACTCATACTGTTAACAGTTTACagatttaattagatttaacCTCTTAAATCAGGGCGGCTCTTTGGTCCCTCTGCAGGAACTTAgaccaaaactgacatgaaatgaacattattattagtagtatttaTAACCACAATGGAAAAGGTAAATTTTAGCAATTTTTCTGTCCACTTTCTTTGCAAATATGGGAATGAGACTAATAATGCAAGGGGCAGAACATACTGATCAGATCATATTAGCAGTCTGGTAGCCTGTTAGCTACACAGGATGATGTTTCTCTGATCTTTTTGAATATCTTTGCAGGAAAATGCTGAGAAGATAAACCAAAAGTGCAATTTTGCGAACATATCACAGATTGAGAGGCGCTGAAATAAGTGGCTCTGCAAAAATATGGGGAGTCATTTTGAAGTAAAAGACTTACCTTTAATAAAAACCCAAAGTTGAAGTAGTTAAAGTTGTCACTATGGACCTACGTGTGTCATTAATAAAGCAAATGAATGGATAAAtgcaggtttctgttttttgaggaaaaaaaatattattatccACCGAACTGGCACATTTTATAAGTTCACTCTCATGGTgcgaatgctgagtcagcattgtttttctgtttatagtttctttcgTGCATTTTGTTTGGCCTCTAACTATTTCATCATGCTTTCAATCATTTTAACTATTCAGATTTCAAAACATGCAGTTCAGTCAAGAGATGCGGGCGATTAGTTTTGgtatttgcaacttttatactttttaaaagtttatatagAAGTTTTTTTGATCTTATTGAAAAGAATGGGgatttcaaattttagctcctaacttttagttttgctattttcagcttttagctatggtttggctacttttagctttaagctccTGTTGTGCTAATCTTATTTTTTACCTACTGCTCAggtcattttaacttttatccaAGGATCcgcaaattttaacttttagcaactgttttgttaattttgactttagctactgttttgttaagaAAGGACACATAGGCCAGCACAGTTTAGGCTATAAAACCTTCTTAACACAAAAACGGTCTTTTCTTTTGTCCGAACATGTAAAAATACTCTCAACCATTTATCATAGATTTACTCTTTAATGtaacaaacaataattgtttttatgtcGTATTTTTATAAgatgtaattagttttttttaatatatatatatatactttaaaCTTCTAGTGTAGGTGTCGCCACAGACACGGCCATAAAAAGGCCCTTTAGTGGGCTGGAAGTGGCCCGTGGACTGCCAGTTGGAGGTCACAGTTCTTGCATGTTTTGCAACTCTGAGCGCATTTTATTTCATagctgaagaggcagaaatgcCTCTTTTGATTGcaaaggttgcagacccctgaccTAAATGCGTTTGTCTTTTCACAGCTCATGAAGTCTGTGACTGAGGAGTGTCCAGACATCACCCACATCTACACTATCGGGAAGAGCTACACGGGCCTCAAACTGTACGTCATGGAGATATCAGACAACCCCGGCAAACATGAACTTGGTGAGAAGATTTAAACGTTTCTCCTCCATGCACTCAAGTTGAGATAAAACCTCCAATGTAGACATTTCTAGACCAGAGTTCGCTGTTTCTCATGTTACCCCCCGAGCGTAGCTGTTTGGAGGCCCAGTTCAACATCCTGCAGTGTTTATACAATCTCggttctgcagcagcaccaTGCAGAGACGGCTGACCCGTAGAGGAGGAGCCTCTTTTGTGTAAACAATccctttgatttttatttctgattttgtcTCCAGACTTTTAGGTTTATGCTTTAATGTGAGCTATGGTTACCCCACATGTGccaaaaagcataaataaatcaggAGTGGAGCAGCTTAGCCTCCTTTCTGCTGGAAATGTCATAAACATATTTCCAAATTGCTCAATCCCAAAAGGAGAGGTTGAGAAATGTCTGCTCTTTTATATGCATGAACAGCTGTTATTGATTTGAGCAGTTTCATGGGTAGATGTGGCCAAATCAGGAAGATAAGGCACATCCAGTCCAGTCCTGGGtcattgcagcttttatttcaggAATGTCTGCTGCTGAGTTTGGCCGCTGCATGTTTGTGGTTCAGCTCCACACTGTTGATTAATACAAAAAGTTTAATCTGAGGAAAGGAATGTGTTTGTGACTTCCTGCGAAGAAAACAAAATTCGAAAGTAGatgaaatgcattttctgcaaaaatgcaacgttaatgctgagcgctgaatggCTTCGCTAAAATACGCTCAGGAAGCTGAAACCGggttattaaaatcaaaacaaggagaacagaagctaaaaggagcaaaactggacctaaaagtaaaaagcagCGAATGGCTGGTTTAAAAGATGAAAGTTGctaaggctaactaaaagtatcaaaatacTAGCtataagcaaaacaaagaaaaaacagtagctaaaagctaaaaatatcaaaatgttagttttaagaaacaaaaggctacctaaaagctaaatgtgacaaaacactagctaaaagtagcaaaaggctagtttaaaaaaaaagaagcagaacactagctaaaatctaaaagtaacaaaacagtaCCTGGAAGAAGCAAACAGTGATCTAAATGTACCAAAAGGCTTTCTAAaagtcaaaataacaaaaagatagccaaaagctaaaaatagcataGCCttgataaaagtagcaaaatgttagataatgttagataaaagctaaaagtagcaatagtCTAGCtaataactaaaagtagctgaacagtagctaaaaaataaaagtagcataagaaggtaaaaaagagcaaatttgctgaagcagatttcaaaaagaacaatgtttatgaaggaattaaagagatcggaatgtatttctatgggagaagtatttgtaattaaagtgaaatattttaaaaattgtaaaaagttgcaaaaacctAAAGGCGTAGCATTCaactcctgaatgagctgaatgtttttgatatataaattggctaaaatagcacaaagtttgcagaagtagttcactgggggaaaaaaacacaagaaacaggaaatcaatAGTGGGAATGCTGACTCTGCGTTCACACAACGAGGCCTGTTCGTCCTGAGTCGACCCAATAGAACTTTTCCCATTTGTCTCCTGGCAGGCAAAGTGACCCTCTAAATTTCCCTCTTGGCAGGTGAGCCGGAGTTTCGCTACGTGGCAGGGATGCATGGAAACGAGGCTCTTGGCCGAGAGCTGGTCCTAAACCTCATGCAGTACATGTGCAAAGAATACAAAAAGGGCAACCAGCGTATTGTACGACTGGTGAAAGAAACCAGGATCCACCTTCTGCCCTCCATGAACCCTGATGGGTATGAAGTAGCTTATGAGAAGGTGGGTGATGATGTTCTCGCTCACGTCTGTGTGCACTAGaagagagtcgtccccaacagtGCTGGTGTTGTTTCTGATCTGTGGATCTGCTGCAGGGCTCAGAGCTGGCCGGCTGGGCTGACGGACGGTACAGCTTTGAGGGAATCGATCTGAATCACAACTTTCCAGACCTCAACAACATAATGTGGGATGCCCAAGAGAAGGCAGCCGCTAAATCCAAAGTCTCCAACCACTACATCCCCATCCCAGAATACTACACCCAGGAAGACGCCTTTgtaaggagcagcagctgctgaatgttttattaaaaaccttaCTTTGGCACCATCTGGTGCTTTGCCTAATTATGACGTGTCAAAAACTGAATccttaaaagtttcattttaaaaattccaCTTTAATGCAGAAACATTTGATTCTATAAACAACCATTTATGAGACAGACTTTAGATTTCAGGAACAATGGATGAATTATAAGATTAAAAGGACTTTTAGAtagaaaaaaactataaaaacggTGACATGTAATCAGTTTAGCTTTAGTCAGTTTGTTGCAGGGGCGTTTTAAAAGAGGAcagttatggtttttatttggTAACAAATAAGCCTAAAAGCTTTCTTTAGTGAAACAAGTAGAAATTTTTCCTAGAACATATGTTTTTGATGAATAAAACCGAAACCCATCATGAGAATATTCTCTATTAACTCGTGTTAATTCAAGAATTGTGCTTCATTGCAGCTGTTAAGTCATGTCACTTGATTTTTTACATTAGAACATAAAACATTCTTATGAAAGACTGGACAAAAAGCTGAATTAGCCCAGCCTATAAAATTTCCAtcagaaatgttctttttttactatATAAGCCCATTTATAAGTCTGATAATCAGGAGATAAGTC is a window of Kryptolebias marmoratus isolate JLee-2015 linkage group LG10, ASM164957v2, whole genome shotgun sequence DNA encoding:
- the cpxm1a gene encoding probable carboxypeptidase X1, yielding MGKSLCMLAAVIFLGGSVLGDEATTRSPSGFNFTSPVTVKWTEAESVEERGRDGRTPAAPQTKLLPTTSSSSSVTTDVRENRQEPNRKEKDNREDHNTKDKKEELACPPIGLESLRVDDSQIQASSYQRTGLGPHRGRLNIQSGIEDGDLYDGAWCAEYKDRHQWLEVDAIHPTLFTGVILQGRNSIWSWDWVETYKVQLSNDSVNWQICMNGTEEAIFEGNQNPETPILGLLPVPTVARFIRINPQTWYFNGTICLRAEILGCGADDSADIYATEEDKGSKDELDFRHHNYKEMRKLMKSVTEECPDITHIYTIGKSYTGLKLYVMEISDNPGKHELGEPEFRYVAGMHGNEALGRELVLNLMQYMCKEYKKGNQRIVRLVKETRIHLLPSMNPDGYEVAYEKGSELAGWADGRYSFEGIDLNHNFPDLNNIMWDAQEKAAAKSKVSNHYIPIPEYYTQEDAFVAPETRAVISWMQDIPFVLSANLHGGELVVTYPFDCTRDWAPQEDTPTADNAFFRWLATVYASTHLVLANPNRRICHYEDFQSHNNIINGGAWHTVPGSMNDFSYLHTNCFEVTVELSCDKFPHVSELPAEWENNKESLLVYMEQVHRGIKGVIRDKLTKQGIANAIIKVEDHDHDIRSAADGDYWRLLNPGEYKIVVWAEGYIPSMRRCSVGMEPHPTICDFTLTKTPLQRLKEIRARGGKIPQDLQLRLRALRLRKLRASTKVLNRRRESQRQQTRAARSS